One genomic region from Phragmites australis chromosome 1, lpPhrAust1.1, whole genome shotgun sequence encodes:
- the LOC133929408 gene encoding proteinaceous RNase P 2-like — protein sequence MATTATTRRRPRRGSKGPNSDLSRTLTDCTRRGDAAAAMAAFDAADFDPDAASAPTRLAAHQYNQLLHLLATADRSSFPNPAAAARRVFAHMLRVGAAPSEATITSLARVTSSDAANPAAADQAFELVATMKEKHGLAPRLRSYSPVLAAFRRAGEAAKAYAVEAHMAASGVLPEEPELAVLLDVSSSAGDADKVYEYMHKLRHAVDCVSKETAAVVEGWFRSEKAAMAGKSEWDVPQVKDAIVANGGGCHRLGWLGSGPWTVQRVRVGADGECEGCGCRLACIDIDMEETQRFADSVAGLALERETRTNFSCFQEWLEAHKEYEAIVDGANIALYQQNFAEGGFSLTQLDAVITELRDVHSGKWPLVILHNKRIAKLMENSSNRHFIETWRANGTLYTSPSGSNDDWYWLYAAIRLNCLLVTNDEMRDHIFELLGSSFFPKWKQRHRVKYTFNKGKAVLMMPPPYSSEIQESKMGSWHVPMEEKSGDERVRIWLCIGRTGPCKEPDEAPVSNRVVQEVPPTAASSGAQQRLPENKAESVSGKRKNRD from the exons ATGGCCACCACCGCGACTACGCGCCGAAGGCCGCGGCGGGGCTCCAAGGGCCCCAACTCGGACCTCTCCCGCACTCTCACTGACTGCACCCGCCGAGGGGACGCCGCTGCCGCCATGGCCGCATTCGACGCCGCCGACTTCGACCCCGACGCGGCCTCTGCCCCTACCCGCCTCGCTGCTCACCAGTACAACCAGCTCCTCCACCTACTCGCCACCGCCGACCGCTCCTCGTTCCccaaccccgccgccgccgcacgccgTGTCTTCGCCCACATGCTCCGGGTCGGCGCCGCCCCGTCCGAGGCCACCATCACCTCGCTCGCCCGCGTCACCTCCTCCGACGCCGCCAACCCCGCGGCTGCCGACCAGGCATTCGAGCTCGTCGCGACCATGAAGGAGAAGCACGGCCTCGCCCCGCGCCTCCGTTCCTACAGCCCCGTGCTGGCGGCGTTCCGTCGAGCCGGGGAGGCCGCGAAGGCCTACGCCGTAGAGGCCCACATGGCAGCCTCCGGTGTCTTGCCTGAGGAGCCCGAGCTTGCCGTACTCCTAGACGTCAGCTCGAGCGCCGGGGACGCGGACAAGGTGTATGAATATATGCACAAGCTGAGGCACGCAGTGGACTGCGTGAGCAAGGAGACGGCAGCGGTGGTGGAGGGTTGGTTCAGGAGTGAGAAGGCCGCGATGGCCGGTAAGAGTGAGTGGGACGTCCCTCAGGTGAAGGACGCCATTGTGGCGAACGGTGGTGGGTGCCATCGGCTTGGGTGGCTTGGAAGCGGCCCGTGGACGGTGCAGCGGGTGAGAGTTGGGGCAGATGGTGAGTGTGAGGGGTGTGGATGCCGGCTAGCTTGTATTGATATTGACATGGAGGAGACACAGAGGTTTGCTGATTCTGTTGCTGGTTTGGCCCTTGAGAGGGAGACGAGAACAAATTTCAGCTGTTTTCAG GAATGGTTGGAAGCACATAAAGAATATGAAGCTATAGTCGACGGTGCAAATATTGCACTGTATCAACAAAATTTTGCGGAGGGTGGTTTCAGTTTGACTCAG TTGGATGCTGTTATAACAGAGCTACGGGATGTACATAGTGGGAAATGGCCACTTGTTATACTACATAATAAACGAATTGCCAAGCTTATGGAAAATTCATCTAATAGACATTTTATTGAAACTTGGAGAGCAAACGGGACACTGTACACTTCACCAAGTGGGTCAAATGATGACTG GTATTGGCTATATGCAGCAATTAGACTAAACTGTTTGCTTGTGACTAATGATGAAATGAGAGATCACATATTCGAGCTTCTAGGATCATCCTTTTTCCCGAAGTGGAAGCAACGTCATCGG GTCAAGTACACCTTTAATAAAGGAAAAGCGGTGCTTATGATGCCACCACCTTATTCTTCAGAGATTCAA GAGTCCAAGATGGGATCTTGGCACGTGCCGATGGAAGAGAAGTCCGGTGATGAGAGAGTTAGGATTTGGCTTTGTATTGGTAGGACAGGGCCCTGCAAGGAACCCGATGAAGCTCCTGTGTCTAACAGAGTTGTCCAGGAAGTGCCTCCAACTGCGGCATCTAGTGGAGCGCAGCAGAGGCTACCAGAAAATAAGGCTGAGTCAGTATCTGGTAAAAGAAAGAATAGAGATTGA